The genomic stretch tgtcagcacatgtaaaaataataaaaaatatataaaaggtTTAAGGTCTGAAGGGAAGTCAGGAGGACTGAGACAATAAAAGAGTTAAGGTCTTGAAGGGATGTCAGGAGGACTGAGACAATAAAAGAGTTAAGGTCTGAAGGGAAGTCAGGAGGACTGAGACAATAAAAGAGTTAAGGTCTGAAGGGATGTCAGGAGGACTGAGACAATAAAAGAGTTAAGGTCTGAAGGGATGTCAGGAGGACTGAGACAATAAAAGAGTTAAGGTCTGAAGGGAAGTCAGGAGGACTGAGACAATAAAAGAGTTAAGGTCTTGAAGGGAAGTCAGGAGGACTGAGACAATAAAAAGAAGGTCTGAAGGGAAGTCAGGAGGACTGAGACAATAAAAGAGTTAAGGTCTGAAGGGAAGTCAGGAGGACTGAGACAATAAAAGAGTTAAGGTCTGAAGGGAAGTCAGGAGGACTGAGACAATAAAAGAGTTAAGGTCTGAAGGGATGTCAGGAGGACTGAGACAATAAAAGAAGGGAAGTCAGGAGGACTGAGACAATAAAAGAGTTAAGGTCTGAAGGGAAGTCAGGAGGACTGAGACAATAAAAGAGTTAAGGTCTGAAGGGAAGTCAGGAGGACTGAGACAATAAAAGAGTTAAGGTCTGAAGGGAAGTCAGGAGGACTGAGACAATAAAAGAGTTAAGGTCTGAAGGGAAGTCAGGAGGACTGAGACAATAAAAGAGTTAAGGTCTGAAGGGAAGTCAGGAGGACTGAGACAATAAAAGAGTTAAGGTCTGAAGGGAAGTCAGGAGGACTGAGACAATAAAAGAGTTAAGGTCTGAAGGGATGTCAGAGGACTGAGACAATAAAAGAGTTAAGGTCTGAAGGATGTCAGGAGGACTGAGACAATAAAAGAGTTAAGGTCTGAAGGGAAGTCAGGAGGACTGAGACAATAAAAGAGTTAAGGTCTGAAGGGATGTCAGGAGGACTGAGACAATAAAAGAGTTAAGGTCTGAAGGGAAGTCAGGAGGACTGAGACAATAAAAGAGTTAAGGTCTGAAGGGAAGTCAGGAGGACTGAGACAATAAAAGAGTTAAGGTCTGAAGGGAAGTCAGGAGGACTGAGACAATAAAAGAGTTAAGGTCTGAAGGGAAGTCAGGAGGACTGGTGAGACAATAAAAGAGTTAAGGTCTGAAGGGAAGTCAGGAGGACTGAGACAATAAAAGAGTTAAGGTCTGAAGGGAAGTCAGGAGGACTGAGACAATAAAAGAGTTAAGGTCTGAAGGGAAGTCAGGAGGACTGAGACAATAAAAGAGTTAAGGTCTGAAGGGAAGTCTGAAGGGAAGTCAGGAGGACTGAGACAATAAAAGAGTTAAGGTCTGAAGGGAAGTCAGGAGGACTGAGACAATAAAAGAGTTAAGGTCTGAAGGGAAGTCAGGAGGACTGAGACAATAAAAGAGTTAAGGTCTGAAGGGAAGTCAGGAGGACTGAGACAATAAAAGAGTTAAGGTCTGAAGGTCTGAAGGTTAAGGTCTGAAGGGAAGTCAGGAGGACTGACTGAGACAAGGACTGAAAATAAAAGAGTTAAGGTCTGAAGGGAAGTCAGGAGGACTGAGACAATAAAAGAGTTAAGGTCTGAAGGGAAGTCAGGAGGACTGAGACAATAAAGGGAGAGTTAAGGTCTGAAGGGAAGTCAGGAGGACTGAGACAATAAAAGAGTTAAGGTCTGAAGGGAAGTCAGGAGGACTGAGACAATAAAAGAGTTAAGGTCTGAAGGGATGTCAGGAGGACTGAGACAATAAAAGAGTTAAGGTCTGAAGGGATGTCAGGAGGACTGAGACAATAAAAGAGTTAAGGTCTGAAGGGAAGTCAGGAGGACTGAGACAATAAAAGAGTTAAGGTCTGAAGGGAAGTCAGGAGGACTGAGACAATAAAAGAGTTAAGGTCTGAAGGGATGTCAGGAGGACTGAGACAATAAAAGAGTTAAGGTCTGAATTGGGGGGTAAAGAGACATGGGGGGAACTACACACGGATAAATTATGGTGTTGATGATGTCACTGCATTCCTGTAAAACCTTCAGAgagtgtaggtgtgtatgtgtctgtggtgtggtgtggtgtgtgtgtgtagctgagtGTGTTCTGGATATTGTCTCAACATGCACAATAAATCCAGAAGTAGCAAGGTAAACTTATTTACCATATAAACACTTTGATGCGCAATGATTCACCTCCCATGGAAAAGCTGTAAAATGTCCAACAGATGTTGCAGTTTATGGTACACAAAATGACTTCCCAACACTCGCATTACTGAAGTAGCCTGTTCCTCCACTGATGTATGACTACATGAGAATATATTGCGGTTACACAATGGCTTGACACAAACATGTCTGACAGATAATTGAATGAGGATCAGGGCTAACTTATACAAATGTCTGAgttttgatatacagtaccagtcaaaaaaacctactcattcaaaggtttttctttatttgtactattttctacattgtataataatattgaagacatcacaactaagaaataacacatatgcaatcatgtagtaactaaagtgttaaacaaatcataatatattttagattcttcaaagtagccaccctttgccttgatgacagcttagcacactctcggcattctctcaaccagcttcacctggtgtgcttttccaacattcttgaaagatatctcacatatgctgagcacttgttgactgcttttccttcactctgcggtccaactcatcccaaaccatctcaattgggttgaggtcgggtgattgtggaggccaggtaatctgatgcagcactccatcactctccttcttggtcaaatagcccttacacagcctgaaggtgtgttttgggtcattgtaatgtggaaaaacaattgatagtcccactaagcacaaaccagatgggatggcatattgctgcagaatgctgtggtaggcatgctggttaagtatgccttgaattctaaataaatcacagacagtgtcaccagcaaagcacccccacaccatcacacctcctcctccatgcttgacagtgggaaccacacatgcagtgatcatccgttcacctactcatcgtctcacaaagacatggcggttggaaccaaaaatctccaatttggactcataagaccaaaggacagttttccaccagtctaatgtccattgctcaagtTTATTGACCAAAtcaagtctcttattcttattggtgttctttagtagtggtttctttgcagcaaatcaacCATGGAGGCCTgaatcatgcagtctcctctgaacagttgagatgtgtctgttacttgaactctgtgaagcatttatttggacttcaatttctgaggctggtaactctaatgaacttatcatctacagcagaggtaactttgagacttcctttcctttggcggtcctcatgagagccagtttcatcatagggcttgatggttactgcgactgcacttgaggtgtgtccaaacttttgactggtactgtatatgttattATATCACAGTTCTCTAGCACTTGTTTCATTATTAGCATAAAATGATTGCGTAGCCAAACACAATAAAAGTGTATAAAAAGGAAAGATCTAGTAAGAGAGACAAACGGACCACAGGCATGTGGAGCTGTATGAGGAATGAAGTTTAATGGGCTTATGGTCCTTCAAACAGTTCAGAGTTTAAACAGTCAGATGGTTATATAGGACAACAAAAACAACCAGCGCCACTTGTGTTGTCATAAACCACTTAGAACGTTATACAAACCATTCCTCAACGTTATACAAACCACCCAGGCTTATCACAGATCTGTTATTTCTGACACAAATTATTGGTGACCAGAGTCAAATAAAGATATACTGTTGGGGACATTCTTTCACCAGAATTTGATTTTGGTTTAAATTTGGTTAAGCATTGGACTATATACCCTATTTCTTCAACGCCCTGCTCATACCTTCCATGGGGATTTAGTGAGGAGttactctcttttttctctctcccttttctctctccatctcatcactCGTTTCTCTCTGTTAGTTAACTGAGATCAGTGTTACTCTGCTGGTAAAGTAATAGTGATCTCAGTCTGAGTTATTGACACAATGTCTGTATAGCAGTCTCTCTCcggccctgacacacacacacacacacacacacacacacacacacacacacacacacacacacacacacacacacacacacacacacacacacacacacacacacacacacacacacacacacacacacacacacacacacacacacactcacactcacactcacactcacactcacactcacactctctctggcCCTGGGACAATCACAGATTCAGAGatgctgggtgactgactgatggacagacacacaACGTGCTGGTGggtggtggacagacagacagacatattgagacagacagagagacagtggtaaaGAAAGGCCTGGTCCTATGTTGCCCCAtgacagcgagagaggggggcAACGGGTGTGTTGTGGCAAGGGCTGCCATTCCTATTGGTCTGCCGTCAACAAATGGGAGCGCTACCCTGAAGCATATATCACAGAGTGCTAGTTGTGGAGGCAGCCAATCGCTTCCCTATGTATAtcctgagaaagggagagagaaatatactGCTAATATTGATAACACAATACTTATACTTATATCTTTAATCTGCAATTTCTAACCACATTTACCTGGTTGTTGTATAAAAACAGATTGCTGCCATTAGGAAAGTCAGGTGGTGGTGGCCTAATAGTAGGCTACTTCATTATCATTACTAAGACAAAATGCATCTCATTATCTCTGCTGGTAGCGAATATGTCCTGTACTTCTCTGTAACATATatgcactaccattcaaaagtttggggttacttagaaatgtctttgttttttaaagaaaaacaccttttttgcccattaaaataacataaaattgatcagaaataatgtgtagacattgttaatgttgtaaatgactattgtaaatggaaacagcagatttttaatggaatatctacgtacataggcgtacagaggtccattatcagcaactatcactcttgtgttccaatggcaccttgtgttagctaatccaagtttataatcttaaaaggctaattgatcattagaaaacccttttgcaattatgttagtgttcggaattttatgaataatgactaaacaatatctacatttaaatagaactataactaattaaACTCTACCCTGTTTTACAATATCTGATGAATAATGTTAGTTCCTAAAAAAGAGGGTATGTAGCATGGATAAGGGGTAATTGGAAATGATAACCATTGTGTAggaaggaatgtgtgtgtgtgtgtgtcttaaggAAGCAAAGAGGGtcattaacctatgtttgaaccgacTCAACTATAACTCTGTGGCGATCATATAAGACAGCGAGAGCCTCTCCAGGTTTTCCGTATCTGGAACTGTCTGCTAAAGTGGTAATAAATTATGGTGAGACTTCAGGAGTTAATCCAGTTATATTGTGTGTCATGTATGTGCACTGGTGAGTTGGAATGAACTTTTGAACCTGCTTTGTACTGATCGAGAGGAGGAAGGACATTTTAAAACCTATGACGTCATATTTGATATATAAACTGTTGTACAGGGTTCTATgagcagcgcgctccgagaataaatgctattggctaattttgataagactggtctctgtctattttatgcaaataaggatcttacaaattcttagaaacagaCAGGGGGATTTTAATTGtattggttaatgaacacataTAGGAATGATAAAATTCCCTTGACAGGGAATGATAAAATTCCCTTGAcagttagcacagctgaaaactgttgtcctgtttaaagaagcaataaaactggccttctttggactagttgaatatctggagcatcagcattttggggttcgattacaggctcagaatggccagaaacaaagaatttcttctgaaactcatcagtctattgttgttctgagaaatgaaggatgagtgtgaggccccggtgcacaactgaacaagaggacaagtacattagagtgtctaatttgagaaactgacagcttcatgaaatagtacctgcaaaataccagtctcaacatcaacagggaagaggcgactctgggatgctggccttctaggctgagttgcaaagaaaaagccatatctcagactggccaataaaaacacaagattaagatgggcaaaagaacacagacactggatagaggaactctgcctgAAGGCCagcttcactgttgacgttgagactgatgttttgcaggtactatttaatgaagctgccagttgaggacttgtgaggtgtctgtttctcaaactagacactctaatgtacttgtcctcttgctcagttgtgcaccggggcctcccactcctctttctattctggttagggccagtttgcgctgttctgtgaagggagtagtacagagcgttgtacgagatcttcagtttcttggtaatttctcgcatggaatagtctttatttctcagaacatgattagactgatgagtttcagaagaaagttctttgtttctggccattttgagcctgtaatcgaacccacaaatgctgatgctccagatactcaactagtctaataaAGAAGGCCATATTTATTGCTTTtttaattagaacaacagttttcagctgtgctaacataattacaaaagggttttctaatgatcaattagccttttaaaatgatcaacttggattagctaacacaacgtgccattggaacacaggagtgacggttgctgataatggaactctgtacgcctatgtagatattccattttaaaaaatcagccgtttccagctacaatagtcatttacaacattaacattgttttcactgaatttctgatcaatttgacgtTATTTTAATGACCCAAAGATgtggttttctttcaaaaacaaagacatttctaagtgaccccaaactttgaacgggcatgtgtgtgtgtgtgtgtgtgtgtgtcttaccccaCTCCCAGTGTGAGAAGGTGTGAGACCAGCAGTGAGGGGATGAGGATCATGAGGACGTCGGAGGAGAACAGGCCTCTCTTCATCACCTCACTCTTCCTTACACTCAGGGAGCCTGACTGCTGCTTCGGGTGCTGGAACACAAACTCcctgggggagcgagagagatggggggaaggGAAACAAGGGAGATGAAGATAGAAAGAGATTTAGAGAGATCAGGAGAAATGGGaacatagatagatagaaagaaagaaagaaaggaggaagagaaggagagtgggGGAAGACATGAATGAAacattttgttttgtcttgtttttcaagATAAAAGGAGATTTCTCAGGAGAAATTCTGTAGTCTCATACCATGAAGAGAAACATACCTTCATGACTGTAAAATAATATCATATGTCATGTTCAGATGTAATGGAGAGATATTATCTGTCAGGTTTCAATGCTATTGTACACATTTTTATTCATTATGTATTAAAATAATAACTACATTCCCTCTAGCAAATCCACAGGCCCCCCATGAGTCAGTGGTTGTTCTTAGCAGCCCAGTACTGTGTGTATGTTAGTTAATGTGTTCACATTGCAACTACTCAAATAAGGTCAATGGAATTAAAATGAATTACAGTGAAAATCAATTTGGAATCATTCCAATTATATGCGTAGGTTCTTACTTTGGTGGAAGGTTCTCAGGCCGACTGGACCAGTCCCATACCCACTCAGAAATcagccccctctccccttcttcttcGGACTGAGacgggagaagagagggatggataaaTGTCATTTAATAAGTACATTTGCCATCATGAAAACACTGAGTTGTGTGGTGTTAAAGCTATCTAATAGCAAAGGCTTGCTACTGCTACAGTAAAAAATGTGATGTGaatgttgtgtgtttgtttagtACCTGTATGGTAACACAGTCTGTACTGCTGCTGCCTTCACTGTGGGGAGGGGAAACAACAGTCTGTGGAGGAGTAACCACCTGTGGAGGACTGAACACAGAGAGCAAGTCAACATGACGTCtcaataacaacacacacacacacacacacacacacacacacacacacacacacacacacacacacacacacacacacacacacacacacacacacacacacacacacacacacacagagtgggagagaaaagagagagacagagaaagaaagagggagagagtgcaaGAGGGGCATAAAGCTTCTCGTAATTCTGTTGGTGTaggctactaacctgtcattactcctctcagctactagcctgtcattactcctctctcagctactaacctgtcattactcctctcagctactaacctgtcattactcctctctcagctactaacttgtcattactcctctcagctactaacctgtcattactcttctctcagctactaacctgtcattactcctctctcagctgctaacctgtcattactcctttctcagctactaacctgtcattactcctctctcagctactaacctgttattactcctctctcagctactaacctgtcaatACTCCtatctcagctactaacctgtcattactcctctctcagctactaacttGTCATTAATCTTCTCTCAGCTACTAActtgtcattactcctctcagctactaacctgtcattactcttctctcagctactaacctgtcattactcctctctcagctgctaacctgtcattactcctttctcagctactaacctgtcattactcttctctcagctactaacctgtcattactcctctctcagctactaacctgtcattactcctctctcagctactaacctgtcattactcctctctcagctactaacctgtcattactcctctcagctactaacctgtcattactcctctcagctactaacctgtcattactcctctcagctactaacctgtcattactctcctctcagctactaacctgtcattactcctctctcagctactaacctgtcattactcctctctcagctactaacttGTCATTACTcttctcagctactaacctgtcattactcttctctcagctactaacctgtcattactcttctctcagctactaacctgtcattactcctctctcagctactaacctgcagttactcctctcagctactaacctgtcattactcctctctcagctactaacctgtcattactcctctcagctactaacctgtcattactcctctctcagctactaacctgtcattactcctctctcagctactaacttgtcattactcctctcagctactaacctgtcattactcttctctcagctactaacctgtcattactcctctctcagctactaacctgtcattactcctctcagctactaacttgtcattactcctctcagctactaacctgtcattactcttctctcagctactaacctgtcattactccttctctcagctactaacctgtcattactcctttctcagctactaacctgtcattactcctctctcagctactaacctgttattacacctctctcagctactaacctgtcattactcctatctcagctactaacctgtcattactcctctctcagctactaacttGTCATTAATcttctctcagctactaacctgtcattactcctacTAACCTGTttagctactaacctgtcattactcctctctcagctactaacctgtcattactcctctctcagctactaacctgtcattactcctctctcagctactaacctgccattactcctctcagctactaacctgtcattactcctctctcagctactaacctgtcatcactcctctctcagctactaacctgttattattcctctcagctactaacctgtcattactcctctctcagctactaacctgtcattactcctctctcagatactaacctgtcattactcctctctcagctactaacctgtcattactcctctcagctactaacctgtcattactcatctcagctactaacctgtcattaatcttctctcagctactaacctgtcatttctcctctctcagctactaacctgtcattactcctctcagctactaacctgtcatcactcctctcagctactaacctgtcattactcctctctcagctactaacctgttattattcctctctcagctactaacctgtcattactcctctctcagctactaacctgttattcctctctcagctactaacctgtcattactcctctctcagctactaacctgttattattcctctcagctactaacctgttattattcctctcagctactaacctgttattattcctctcagctactaacctgttattattcctctcagctactaacctgttattattcctctcagctactaacctgtcattactcctctctcagctactaacctgtcattactcctctctcagctactaacctgttattattcctctcggctactaacctgttattactcctctcagctactaacctgtcattactcctcactcagctactaacctgtcattactcctctcagctactaacctgtcattactcctctcagctactaacctgtcattaatcttctctcagctactaacctgtcatttctcctctctcagctactaacctgtcattactcctctcagctactaacctgtcattactcctctcagctactaacctgtcattaccctgtcagctactaacctgttattaTTCCTCTTATTCAGCtactactaacctgtcattactcctctctcagctactaacctgttattactcctctctcagctactaacctgtcattactcctctctcagctactaacctgttattattcctctcagctactaacctgttattattcctctcagctactaacctgttattattcctctcagctactaacctgttattattcctctcagctactaacctgttattattcctctcagctactaacctgtcattactcctctctcagctactaacctgtcattactcctctctcagctactaacctgttattattcctctcagctactaacctgttattactcctctcagctactaacctgtcattactcctctctcagctactaacctgtcattactcctctctcagctactaacctgt from Oncorhynchus tshawytscha isolate Ot180627B linkage group LG09, Otsh_v2.0, whole genome shotgun sequence encodes the following:
- the zgc:73226 gene encoding BCL2/adenovirus E1B 19 kDa protein-interacting protein 3, whose translation is MSLSGSQTPEDGLYDTWVELEELLSAVSSRESLTGQEQDTASWALQGELQRILLEAQLESKDSPPQVVTPPQTVVSPPHSEGSSSTDCVTIQSEEEGERGLISEWVWDWSSRPENLPPKEFVFQHPKQQSGSLSVRKSEVMKRGLFSSDVLMILIPSLLVSHLLTLGVGIYIGKRLAASTTSTL